A DNA window from Arachis hypogaea cultivar Tifrunner chromosome 18, arahy.Tifrunner.gnm2.J5K5, whole genome shotgun sequence contains the following coding sequences:
- the LOC112772814 gene encoding uncharacterized protein, with translation MVLSSMEVEAAPSKAKPLPPKPMFEPLKPYEMSDGQFRKVSVPQHRYNPLKKALLDIYTPIYEQMKIDIRMNLKARKVELKMRPDTPDISNLQKCADFVHAFMIGFDVLDAIALLHLDELYVESFEIKDVKTLRGDHLSRAIGRLSGKGGKTKFAIENATKTRIVIADTKIHILESFANIKIVRDSLCRLIMGSPVGKVYSKLRAVTARLA, from the coding sequence ATGGTGTTGTCTTCAATGGAAGTTGAAGCTGCCCCTTCTAAGGCAAAACCATTGCCTCCAAAGCCTATGTTCGAGCCTTTGAAGCCTTATGAGATGTCTGATGGTCAGTTTCGGAAGGTATCTGTTCCACAACATCGCTACAATCCTCTCAAAAAAGCATTGTTGGACATCTATACTCCCATATACGAGCAGATGAAAATTGACATCCGCATGAATTTGAAGGCTCGGAAGGTTGAACTGAAGATGAGGCCAGATACACCCGATATTAGTAACCTGCAAAAATGTGCTGATTTTGTCCATGCTTTCATGATAGGATTCGATGTCTTAGATGCCATTGCTCTACTTCATCTGGATGAGCTCTATGTTGAGTCCTTCGAAATCAAGGATGTTAAGACACTTCGAGGTGATCACTTGTCTCGCGCTATTGGAAGATTATCTGGTAAAGGCGGTAAAACTAAGTTTGCAATTGAAAATGCAACTAAGACGAGGATTGTGATTGCTGACACTAAAATACACATTTTGGAGTCATTTGCCAACATCAAAATTGTTAGAGATTCTCTTTGTAGGCTTATCATGGGATCACCTGTGGGTAAGGTATATTCGAAACTAAGAGCAGTTACAGCTAGACTGGCATAA
- the LOC140181426 gene encoding uncharacterized protein has translation MDGASSRGGSGAGIILKEGDKVVAEQSLQFHFPAINNQAEYEALIAGLKLALNLQAQSLIAHCDSLLVVQQIRGEFQVKDPLLERYWLIAKDLISKFSSFIILHVHREKNVREDILSKLAATRTDTQTSALSQLTLKKPSIELLSITSINHLQDWRTPFLEYINAGIVPRDELNPQHFRRKARLYTNITGELYRCGFSQPLLKCLNKDEAKEVMDEVHESICGNHIEGRALTAKIVRA, from the coding sequence ATGGATGGGGCGTCCAGCCGAGGAGGAAGCGGAGCTGGGATAATCCTGAAAGAAGGGGACAAAGTGGTGGCCGAGCAATCCCTCCAGTTCCACTTCCCGGCAATCAACAATCAGGCCGAATATGAGGCCCTCATAGCGGGACTCAAGCTCGCCCTAAACCTCCAAGCACAAAGCCTAATAGCACACTGTGATTCCCTCTTAGTGGTGCAACAAATCCGAGGAGAATTTCAGGTAAAAGATCCCTTGCTAGAGCGATATTGGCTCATAGCAAAGGATCTCATTTCAAAGTTCAGCTCATTCATTATTCTACATGTACATAGAGAAAAGAATGTTAGAGAAGACATATTATCCAAACTTGCCGCCACTAGGACGGACACACAAACATCGGCATTATCACAACTCACACTTAAAAAACCCAGCATTGAACTATTATCTATAACAAGCATTAACCACCTCCAAGACTGGAGAACACCTTTCCTTGAGTACATCAATGCAGGTATCGTACCCAGAGACGAGCTCAACCCGCAACACTTCAGACGAAAAGCAAGACTCTACACAAACATAACAGGAGAACTATACAGGTGCGGTTTCTCACAACCATTGCTAAAATGCCTAAATAAAGATGAGGCAAAAGAGGTGATGGACGAAGTCCATGAGAGCATATGTGGGAACCACATCGAAGGACGGGCTCTCACCGCAAAGATCGTCCGAGCATGA